From Drosophila santomea strain STO CAGO 1482 chromosome 2R, Prin_Dsan_1.1, whole genome shotgun sequence:
TGGAGTTAATGCTTCTGTGCCGGCAATGCCATAAATTGATAGTGTTACCGATTAGACTAATTAAAGGCTTATTTCTTTTGTAGGTGTAAGTAAAAGTGCTATATTCCACCAGAAACTAATGCAGAGTTATTAAATTCGTAAAGCTTTTAAGATGTTGTTAGCCTTAAGTAAAAGCTGATATTTCCTACCCGAAACTAATGAAGTTGTTGAATTCGTAAGTACATTTATGACTCAGATCTGATAAAGCTTTTGAAAGGTTGTTAGCCCTAACATTAACAGAATGATAAGAATATTAAAAGCTGTATGAATATCTTGATAAGTTAACTTCGAACATCTTTATACATACACGTCTGCAAAGTATTATAGAGTACACTGCAGTGAGCTGTGTTTTATGTTAAATAAGTTAAGGGAAACCCATTATTAAAATCGATTGGCGACAATTAAACGTTTCCTTATTAACCCCTATTAATCTATCACATTTAAATATCTAAACCAGAAGCAACAATTATTAATCACTTACCGGCATTTTGCCGTAGAGTTCGGGGTACTCGTACATGCGTATATTGCTAATGGGAAATTGCTTAGGATCACATATTTTGCGCTGCACCTTGCAAGCTTCAATCCACAGAATCGAAACGACTGGTATATTCCACTCGGCGGCCTTTTTATAGGTGGAGAGCTGGCCATCCTTGAAGACAACGTGTGTGGTGGTTCTGCAAGCCAACCAAAGAGTGTTTtaatacattatttttaatcaaactATTGTACTTCCTTAACTTACCGCGTTAGACGGTCTTTGACCTGGGCTCCCATTTTGGCAATAATAGTTTTTACGCCCTCCGAGCGATTGTCGTTTCCAGTTCGCACCTCCACATATACGACTATGTCCTTGAGCAACTCGGGCAGAGAGGGCGGCTCCTGGGGATTGCGTTCTTCCATCGTGATGATGCTTTGTTCGGCCAAAGGCACATCGAAGGTATTGTATGCCGACTTGGTTGGGCTTCTAAAAGCGtacaaaatgtcaaaatgAATGCATATTCTTTAATATTATCAGTTTTCTCTTAAATAAAGTCATTAGGGATTATAACAAAAACGATTAGATTAGattaataacaaattatttacaaagGTATCGCTGGGTATCAAATTGAAACGATACCTATTCTTTGGATAAATGTTCTTAGTGAATATTTTGCTTGGTTATAGTACTAAAACTTGGCTTGTGTCAATTTAAtagcaatttaaattgttgATGGACGAAGAATTATTCACATTGACATTGAAAATGTATAAAGATTCTAACTTGACAAAAATAGCGATCAAAAGGCTTTTAATGGTGGGTTAAGTCGAGAAAGCAgatattttgctatttttaatAGTTGACCTAATTGTCAAGTTTGTCTTAATATTAACTGTAGACCTCTTTTTGTTCTTACTTTAATGCACGGATGGCGCGCAGTCGGAGTGCCGCGTTGGGGCTGTTGAGATCTTGCTGCAGTCGGGCCCAGTGTCCTTCCTGCCTGGTTGGCGTGGCTGCTCCGATGGGTGGAGCTGGTGTTGCTCCAGCTCTCTCCGCTCCCtcctggttctggttctggtccTGATGGAATTCGGAGCGGTGCTGGCTGATCGCTTTGGAGACGGCCAATGCCGGCTTGTGCATCAGCCGATCCCTGGCCACCTGGTCATCTAGCAGGAGGGAACGCAGCTTGTTAGTAATGATCGGGTCGTTTGTCCACATGGTAatctgattttttttgtatatttttttacaactaCGAATTTTGGGTAAGCTACGTATCCGGAATTAAAACTACTGGGGTGGGTGTTCGAATTCTAAAATGGGCATGCACAGCCAACCTGCCGGGGCCTGGGATAGAGATTTGGGAGCCGGTGCCGCTGGCTTGGACCTGGAGTCGCCCAGATTTGAATCCTGCAACGGTCGGCGGATCGGTGACGCCGCTGTTTTCTTGGCGGCTGCCGTGGAACTGGCCACGACCGATCCGTACGTCTTTGTCTTCCATGTGGGATTGCGCAGCAGAAACTTGTCCATGGTCACGGGCTACGTGCTCTGCACTCTCCCGCTCCTTATTGCACTGAAGTCGGTCTCAAAACTCTGCAAAAGACGCGCCAATACTTTCTAATCCAAACCTTACAATAAATGCAACGCAATGTGACAGTGTGACCGGGTTTCTTCAATGTAAGAGATCACACACTCGAAATCGGTTATCGATCTAAGCGATCTAAGCGAAAATCGATTGGTTTGAATATGTTCTCCGATTTTAGATAGCTTTTATGGTTTTAGTTCGATAAGAAATTTGGCGGCattttatttagtatttaaattatgagACATAGGAATCTTGTGGTTGCGCTGATGCACTTaacaccaaaaatgattttcttaaaaaaacttaataaattatggtaaatattaaaaccaaatcagtttgaaaaatgtagtcttttatgtttaaaaattgtctttaaaattacaataaaactGGACACAATAATTAAATACTCCGTTTGAACAGCGTAGGCTATCACCCTTTTAAAGTAAAACACTCATTTTGACTTTTATAACTCTCTTTTAATGCGTACTAATATCGATTACATGTCTTTAATTTGAACTTATTTACATATGAATTGTATGtacagaaaaataataagaaaacaaTAATTCGAACTTGCCTAAAGtagcaattaatttgcatatgaCATTATCTGCCCCCATCTTCCAATCTCCGCCAAACTCTTCGTGCGCTTTTCGTGGGCTCTAGGACATTCTCTCAGTCTTAAACGATTTAAGAAACTATggcaaaattttaattactcATTACAAATTGCATAATCATTAAATCTCTCTGCTTGACTTAAAGTTAACTGCGGTTAATTAGAGTTAGTGCGTATTAAGTGGTGTACGCTAAATGGCTGCATTTCGCTGCATTTATCACAAAACTGAGCGAAATGCACTCCACAGTGATGCAGTGAACCGATGTTCCTCCACTGACCAGACTTAATCATAGGCTTTGACTAAATAATTGTAGAATTAACGCTAGACGATGAATAAATTAGGGCCAGCCAAGGTGATCATTCTAAAAAGGAGAAAAGTTCTGATTACAAGTTATACACTCAAGGAAATAAGTGGTTGCTTACCATGTGCGCTGATCAGACTACGTGCATCCCAGAGGGACATTTGCGACTGGGAGAGACGGTGCTGTGGTGGATACAGTTTGTACGGGAAGTACGAGTGGTGGAAGGTGGCGATGGGAATGGGTTGCGCCGGCTGCAGGaactgctggtgctggtgctggtgctgggcCGAGATCTTCCGCGAGATCTTCGGCTCCTTCTTGGGCTTGCTGGCTCCTCCGGGGCACGGCTGCTTGGAGGATTTGATGAAGTTGGGAATCCGCGCCAGGAGGCCGCAGTAGTACGGATCATCCTGCTTCTTCCGCTGCTGCGACCCGCTGCTCTTCTGTCGCTTCTTGTCTGCATAGATGGGCATCAACGACCCGCCAGATTCGTAGTCAGGCTGCAAAGTGtataaagcaaacaaatattttaagccGAGTCTTTTCCCAAAAAGTGTTTAAACGTCTGCATTTTCACATCAAATAAGTAGAATGTAAAAGTTGTTAAACTGTTTCTAAATTGAAACCCACCTTGGGTACATATGGACCCTCGTTGAGGAAGGCGGCACTGAAGATGCTACGACGTCCCTTGCTGGAGTTGCTCGAGTGCTGGGAGTTCTGGGAATCATCAGAGGCGGCGGGCGTGGGATAGATCAATCCCACCTGGCTTTCGATGGTGGAGTAGGGATCCTCGCTGCTGTTGGTCAGCGGCACTCGCATGCCCATCGCATCCAATGACTTGGGAATCGTTTGAAGGCGACTCCTCAGCATGTCCATGGCCACCACATTGACCACGAGTATCCAGACCGGAGTGTTGATTAGATTGTTGTTCGACTTGACCAGCGATACGGCGGACAGGCACTGCCGTTCCAGCCTGCCGCGTTCCGGATAAGTGCGCGCAAACTCGCGGTTTATGTTGGTCTGAAACTTCTTCATGTCGAAGAGTCGAGCGGAGGTTCCCGCGGTGAGAGACATCTGCGGCATTTGGATAATGTCGCCACCGATTACCGTCTCCTCGTTTCCTTGCGCTGTGCTGTTCACGTAGATGCTGCTCTTGCCATACCGCTTGATGAATATGTTGCCGGTGTCGTCCATTTTGATCTTGAATCCATCGCCGATGGACTTTTTGATCACCTTCGTCTCCGCATCGCGCATTGGGTTTTCGAATCCATTCAGGCCAATACTGTGGATTTAAGGATATATAAATGCTTTTAAGAAAATTTGTTAGTCTAATTGAAACCCACCGCACTCCATCGAATCCATTCTTAGATCCGTTTATGGTTATCACAGAGGAGCGGGCGTAGGCCTTGGCCACGCGGCGATTCTTCTCGAAGACAATTATCTTGGCCCAGATCTCGTCGTCGATTTGCTCCCACTTGGACAGAACCTCGTTGATATGATCCTGCGTGGGGTCAATAAGTACGGATAATGATGAGCTAGAGATCAAATGAGTTTTAATAGACAGGAAACGCACCCTGAAGAGCTTCTCGCGATCGTGCCAGACGTCTTCCTCCTGCTCTTCCTGCCCTATGGCATCCAAATTGTCCAGGGAGCGCGATATGATCTTGCGGCGAGAAATCATCTTGTTGGTCTGCTCGCTTGATTCGTTTCCTCTGCAACGGTAGAACATTTTCcgaaattattataaataattatgagACAATTAACCTGCGCCACCAGCGGGTGCGAATGACTTTGATTGGATCTGGCTAGCAGTCGAAATTAAATCCCCTACGAATGGGACACGCACTGAAAAGATTATTAGGCAATCAGTCCAATCAATCTGCAAGCCAATGAACTCTGCGCACGGATGGCAACAATGGGTGTTTTTGGGCTTGGACTTTTTGTTAGGTAGCTCCTTGGGTCGATCCATCGAATCACCAATGTCACCGCCTCTAATTGAACGGCTGCGATGCCTTGACAATTGTTTGCTGTTAAACACTTTGTCGAACACTACtcgcatttttgcatttatgtatatgGTTGTTGCTTTTTGTGTTCGGGTCAGGCCAACTGGCCTGGCATTTCAATTGGCCATTTGGGGTTTTCCTTCAAAGTCAGTGTGATTTGCTTATGCATCGCACTGCTGTCAGCGTTTTGTGACAAAATCCAGTAGTGGTAGCCACTGTCAGGTGGATTGGCGGTCAGCCACGTGATTGGCATTAATTGCGGGCCAAATGCGATTTACCAATAAATGAGTGTCACATATTCCCGCGGCCAGTGGCAATGAAAGTGAGTCTGTCTTGTGGAACATAgcttcccattcccaatccaaAATGTGACATTTCTAAGCGTGGTCAAATTAAGGGCACTACATGCCCTGCATTTTCTATGACAACCGAACCCCTTTCGTGCcctaatttaaatgttttttaaattaccCAGAACTGCAGTATGTGCGCTTTAATGGCCATCGAGCGAGTTTCCCATCGAGCATTCACAAACATGGATTCCAACTCATTGAAGCCGCCGACTTGGGCTTTCTATTTGGGTAAGCGTTGGCGTTGGTTCTTTAATTAACGAACAGAATGGCCATAAAACCTGATAAGTGTCACGCACTTCTCTGTCTCCAAAAACATTGTGCTCGAAGATCCGTTTTGGCCagaagaaatttcaaattataactggttttctttttggcaaaCGCTAAGATTTATGGCGAATAATATTCTGTAAGACCATGTAGACACGCCCACGAGCCGGAGATTTTGACACTATTTGGCACTGAGAAATCTATGAGACATTTAGGCAAAAGTTCTTAGAAGGATTGAGTTACTTACATCGAAAGAGATTCGATTCAATCTAATTACTTACACACTCCGTAACCTTTTGATACCTCGAGAATTCCAATGAATTGAGCAACATTTTGCTTAATTAGAACCCACTCCACTTTCATTCATGAATCAGAGGCCCTGCTGTTAATGATGGCCAAACATCGCAAAGGTATCACTGCCTAGCCACGACTTGACCTCTTCGCGACTGGAAGTCAAAACCCCAAGAGCAACATTCAGTTGCGTCTGTTTCATCTTCTATTTTAGAGTGATATGATTAAGTTCTTGGGGTTCCTACGTCAATGGGGTTCtggttttttctgttttgtctTCTGTCTTCGGAGTGTTTTATATTGTATAATATATACGCATAACATTTCGTTCTTTTCTCCATCGCCGGCGATGTTCAGCTCGGTTTGCTTCGGAGTTTTTTGCTAATAAGTATATAAAATCTTTTTGTATGCCGAACGTGATGTTGATTTTTTGGCGATGATCGCATtcaacaacaagaacaacactCACCCGAAACATCTGTATACGAGTATAAGGACAGGGgtatgaaatttaattatctAGCTGGCCTTTGGTTATGAAAAGTTTAAACtgcattaaataattaaagctTCTTACATGGCCAGCAAATGATTTATCTTGTTTGCTGATTTATTAATCCGCAGCTCGGTATgcttgtttggttttttggtgCTAGTTGAATTGATAAACAAAGCGGTCTCTTAAAAGTCGAGCTGCCCTTTGGGAGCTGCAGCAAGTCCTAAGCGGGTCTGTGTCTAGAGTCGTTCGATGCGCGTCAAGTTCGTGCCTTGAGTCTTTCGATTCAGCACACTTTCCGCATACCACAACCCGCTTGCAATTAATTATGTAAGCCCGTCAAGGTCGATGCGAGTGTATTTTTAGCAACGCGGCAACTGTTCTGTGCGTGAGTACGCAGTTTATCAGTTTATAGaaccatatacatacatacatatataggcCCGTACCAGTTCCCCAAGGCCGTGGCGCAGAAGGAAGTCTTTCGTTGCGAGCTCCGGACTCCTTTGTCCGCTAGCTAAGCCGCTTAGCACTCGGTTAATTGGCAACTTTGGATACTATGAGTCAGTTGCAATTGCGCAATTGTGTGGCTTGTGCCATGCACTTCTAGGGGCCGTTGCCTTTCAAATGGGAGCGCGTGTGGCAGAGACTTGTCATCTAGAGACCCACACCCAAATGTAAGGCACCCAAAGGCAAACATAGTGGCAGCTCGCCTTTCAGCTGCCGCTGTTACGGTTTCTGCAAGTTCTTGACGCCCCAGCCAACCTTGAAAGtgaaccgaaccgaactgaaccgaaACTGGAGTTCGCATACTTGTCCCATGCATTTACAAGTCCGGCTGGAACACGTTTTGGGGATTTTATGCGACCATTTATCATCGAAAGCAATATTTCTGCTCTGACTTTCGCAACTGAAAGGGAATTGCAATAAACGGTGTATTTTGGTCTTAAATCATCGGAAGTTATGGGCACTCAGCGACCAATCAAAAGtgaaacatttcaatttagcATTTCTTTTAATTTGCCACCGCCCGAGATTGTCTTTTAATGGCACAatgatttaaatgcaaaacaaacaagaaaccGTACAAAATAGTATGAATTGTTTGCACAATGTCGCGGGCGGCTGTGCACTTGTTACTTTTTCGAAGCAACGCAACAAAAGTCAGTCAACAAACAACACcattaacaacaaaaacagcgcGGGCATCTGTGGCTTACATTATTATGAGTTGGCACTTTATGGAGACGAGCTCCATGTGAGCAAGgcgacaaaacaaaacaagcaccaccagcagcagcagcaagaaaatgaaaattaaatcgCATATTGTTACTGAGGAAGATGGTGatgatgaaaataaaaatgttatatatgtataagtatatatgtatggagGCGCACGCAACATGCCAGAAAATCCGAGTCAGGAACTCATGGATGAAGAGTAGTCTGTCTTGGTCGCCCGAGACGCTGGGCACGTGTGAGTGTCATAATCATCAAGAGGTCTTCAGATATATGTAGCTTGTATTAGAAAAGTAGGGTATGCCTTGGTTGTTACGAAATCTGCTTACATTACTCTAATCCCTTTAATacgtatttttattttaaacaacttttttcaatttcatacACATACTTAAATATTACTTTATCTATCACTAAATTAATTTGAcattttaacaaaattattcTTTCACGAATTGATAAATGTAGGTTTTCTGCTTTCATCCGATAAACTAATTATAAGCTGACTGTAAATGTGCCATTTTTCTCTGCAATCATTGTATCTTAACCCATCTGTCGAACTGAACCCATTTCTCTTAGAACTCATCTTTCAGATCGCGAATCTTGAAAAAGTTAAATGCTAATATCTAAATGCCTTCGCACCTATCTTCTTCGCATCTGAACCCGTTCGCTGGATTTATGGATGGAAAGTTAGGGCATTGGGGCTGCGCCATTGTGTCGGCCTGCTCACTTGCTCCAATTCTGGctcggatttggattcgtaTTCAGACTCAGATGCGGAGATGCGGAGATGCTCCGCTGGCGGGCCAGCAACTCCCCAGTCGGCTTTCATCTTTGTGGGGCTCTGCAcaatgcggcgtatgcgcaatgtctGCTCTGTCACTCGATGTGCATGTCAAGCCGATGATTGCATCACCATTGCAGCAAAtgctgccgcagcagcagcagcagcagtagcagcagcaaaagtGGCAGCTGCTTGGGGCAGCGTTTTTGCGGTTGGAAAATCGGCACacgaaaattataaattccgATTTTCACTTGCCTCGGCGCCTTTCATAATATTTTCACTTATTTCTCTCCCATTGCAGTGCTGAGAATTTGCAATTCTCACCAAAGTATTTCGTGCCAGGAAGGCGTCCAAAAAGatataataaaagaaaagacaaaaaaaggAGCGTAAAACTAAAGAAATCAAACTGTTGCACAGCACTTTCGTGTGGCTTTGACTtccgcttttgttgctgttgccattgaGTGATTATTATAGCCCGACATTGTTTTTAATGTTCAAATTACTTGCAAAAATTCGGCTTTTATTTGGCCAAGCACGTTTTGGGCCTTGGCATCTGTCTATTCTTAGGCCTCAACAAGTGGCGCACAGCATTCTTGCCTCCAAAGAAAATAGTGCCAGGTTCAAGATGACTTGCCTTATGTCGTTTTCGGCTAATTTAAATCTGACTTGTTATGTTCTGTGGCACTCGTTCGCTTTGATTAGTCatcgatttgatttgtttatgcTAATACCTTTGGCAGCCAGTATTGCAATTGGTAAGTGACAGTCGCTCATGATTCATGACAAGCATTCAGCACCGAATTACATcatggaaatgaaaactctTCAAACCGATTTATGCCAATCAATAGAGTCGTCGGCGACTACAATGCAGCTGAAATACAATTAAAGAGCAGGAAAAGACTCCACTCGTAAGCACTTCAACAAAGGCCGTTCgtatttcttgtatttttatttcccataCATATTTTTCACCCCGCTTAATTAGAGTTCATTAATTTCGGCTCCCAATTGAAATTGAGCCGTCGCTGCGGCACAATCAAATGCGTAATTAACAATTGCGTGGATAATTGGGTGTAAAATTCTAGCTAAAGTGGACATAATTCAGGGGCGACCAAGCGACTTGAGTGCTTAAGCCAAATGGCCCTCGAATGTGGGCCAGGCCAAAAGAATCGTCGGCTGTCCTAATTAGTCTTTCGTTTGGCATGCAAATAAGTCTTTCTGTTTACATAGATCTCCAGATGCGGGAATGGCGAATCCATAACAAAAGGCGAGGAAAAATAAACGGCGAATAGGCCAAAGACCCCCGGAAGATGGAAGAGATGCTATACTATATAGTTGGCTGAATCACTTGACGAGATCGCCAAGATTTCGGCAGCCTTCCTTATTTTCGGGAATTTCGTATGCATTGAACGTTTCGGCCGAAGTGGAGATTACATCGCTCATAAATTCTGGCCAAGGCAAGCGGCCAAAACCGCACTGGGCTGACATTTTTcggttaataaaaatatgaaattatatCAGCGTTAATGCTAATCTTCGTGTAAATTAAGCACACGCATTTCGAATGCGAACGGGTTTTCCCAGGGCCAGTGAAGGTTGTTGAACAGTTTTCCAGTGCAGTGCCGACTTTGGTTTTGACTTGGTTTCCATTCCATGTCCGAGCCATAGAACCTTTTGTGCAGCCCAAACAAAAGACTCAGGCAACGAACTTGATTTTGTAATTTACATGCTAACACACATTTGGCCCAGTATGTACTATATAGCACGGCTTTAGCTTTGCTTAGCTTATAGCTTTTATTTCACACTCATGGACAGCGTGTTTCAGTGGCCTTTGGCGTTTAGCACATCCACCATAAAACcatgtttatttataagaCACCGCAGAATGCTAATTAAAAACTGTGCCTCGGCGCTTGTCGGTCTGAACATCTTGTCTCGGACAATTTTGCAGCCAGATGATTGTACAACACAATTTAAGTGCCAATCAAACGATCTTCTCTGCCTTGCGATCGATCGTGCATTCATTTCAATTAGCAACGAACGACAAAATCAATTCCTTCAAATGTCAAGGTCGCAAAGGGGGATGGTATCACTTACCCTGCTTCCAAGTGCAATGCGACGTTTGGTTATCCGTAAGTTTACTGATCGGCGCTGGATTTATTCCCGAGTGCGAATCAGAATGGTACTTGCAACGCCTACGATCGATCAACCAGCTAGGTTTCTCCTCAATTATGTAttgttttttgctgcttttaatattattattattacgtTTCGGGTTTTACATTTGTCTTTCAATCTCTATGGGCACAACACTCTCAGAACTCTGCGTTCGCGACGATTTAAACGATTTTACGATTTCGATGCGATAACGACTTCTACTGAGCCTCTGCTGTGGGTTAGTAGCTGCTCGCTGTTAAAGAGTTAGGTAGTTAGGCGGTTTGGAAGCGCGCGCAAGAACCGCTCGCCTCAAGCTGCGTGTTTCGACTGCTTGGCTAACGGTGAGCCCCACAGCAAGACAGCCCCAACTTGTTGGCCAAAACTGGCCCGAAGTTTCCCCAGCCGAAGGCCCAAACGAAGCTCGCTCGCTGAGTAAACGCCACTGCAGTCACGATCGCGAAGAGGGCACTTTGAAATCGCGCTTTTCTCATCGCTCGCAGACGCCTGTCGACTGCCAAACAAGAAGGTTCACAGAGATTCTTAGAAAGATTCTTTATGTAGCATctcaaacaacaaaaaaccgaTGTTAAAGCATCTTCGCAAAACAAGATCTGAATTTTATAACTCttgttcaatttaaataacttGTTTTTCACAAGACTCATTGTACTTAACAGTTCATATATCAGAGTTGAATATATTCAAACTGGGAATGtctacaaaattaaatgccaTGTTGCCTAATATAAAGGTGAAAGTTAATTATTCGAGTTTATAATTTGTGACTGTAAATGCATATaaacacaaatttaatttgtacgTTTCTGTTAGAATTTATGATGCATTCTGATattatatatgatatatgtatctttttaaatacaaataataaatagaagAAATAATTctaaaataatacaatttgtaatttttaaattatcatACTCTTGAAGTAAAGAACTCGTTCTCCTCCTTCAGTGCTTTGAAATTAACATTTCGgtatttctttattattttcgcATGTTCAGCGTGTGAATTacttttgatttgtttggtTCGCTCCCGTTGCGGATGTATCTGCCTCAATTCCCTGGGTAATTCCCCCCCATCAGCGTGCTTCTCTATTTGgctctggtttttgtttttttgattAACCCGACCGGCGACATAATTCAGACCGAGATTCGTCCGTTTATGGCAATTGGCTTATTTGGTTGGGCAgcattaaatgcaatttatgtgCTTAAAGTTGTGAATCATGGGTGAGGGTGTGGCGGTCACTTAGCATAGAATGGTCATGGTTCCATCCCAGAGCAGCGCTGGATTTCCCTTTCACAAGTCAATTATCGGGGTCTGCCAAATTGACGTTGAGCTGAGCTCACACAGATGGAATGCCCAGAGATCGGGGTGCTTTAAATAGAACTCCTCGAGTGTCCGGCTGTCATAATCACAATGCTCTTGGCTATTCAATCACCGGCTGAATACGTATCGAAAGGCTGCGTTGTGCGGCAATAATTGCCCAAGAATTTCATACACTCAATGTACAAGGTACGATATATTCGCAGCTCTGCTGACCATGTTGTAAtccaaatataatttttagcCACTGCCTTGttactgttttttttttagttttgtttttcgctatttcaattaaaagccaaCGCCAAACGGCAAATGGCAACAGCTACGGCAACAGGTACAGTAAACAATGGCAGTTGTGGGCCGGGTGAAGGGGAGGGCTCTGTTTGGAGCATGCCAAGCAGGTCGTTGTTTTAATAATCATTACAAATTGCTTTTGGCGTCGCGGACCAACGAACGACCTTGCTACATtaaaaacggaaaataaaatgaaaccaaaacgcaaaaaaaaaaaaaacagaaacgtTGGTTGGGAGAAAATGGCTAGGCAAATACATagggttttttttatttttggcaacgaATTGAGAAATTTGTAGGCACTCCATATTTGCTAATTGAAATCAAGGTTGGTTAGGCAGAGAGATACGGTTTTAAATTCTGATATTAAACACTGTTTTATGCACAAATTTGTGGCTGCTCATCGCgctaaaataac
This genomic window contains:
- the LOC120445196 gene encoding uncharacterized protein LOC120445196 → MISRRKIISRSLDNLDAIGQEEQEEDVWHDREKLFRDHINEVLSKWEQIDDEIWAKIIVFEKNRRVAKAYARSSVITINGSKNGFDGVRIGLNGFENPMRDAETKVIKKSIGDGFKIKMDDTGNIFIKRYGKSSIYVNSTAQGNEETVIGGDIIQMPQMSLTAGTSARLFDMKKFQTNINREFARTYPERGRLERQCLSAVSLVKSNNNLINTPVWILVVNVVAMDMLRSRLQTIPKSLDAMGMRVPLTNSSEDPYSTIESQVGLIYPTPAASDDSQNSQHSSNSSKGRRSIFSAAFLNEGPYVPKPDYESGGSLMPIYADKKRQKSSGSQQRKKQDDPYYCGLLARIPNFIKSSKQPCPGGASKPKKEPKISRKISAQHQHQHQQFLQPAQPIPIATFHHSYFPYKLYPPQHRLSQSQMSLWDARSLISAHE